The following proteins are co-located in the Apium graveolens cultivar Ventura chromosome 5, ASM990537v1, whole genome shotgun sequence genome:
- the LOC141661285 gene encoding uncharacterized protein LOC141661285: protein MPAKKVKAEQLEGKVIGIYFLSLTKDREYTTLQTELLKDIYDDLHPENNFEVVLVACMVLQYLTYSWYILADYGALGYPFSDKRLKFLRTEDYLASQQPSLKTLLGSSQRDYVISNNGAKVPIHTLEEKVVALYFYNPDCPDSLTKELKSAYEEFAKLKKIFEVVLVYIREPCNNENCLEVEIEKLKGLNLGKLWNPEHVFKRTDGSQALRQIKALVNCVDAKAPALCLGVH from the exons ATGCCGGCGAAAAAA GTCAAGGCTGAGCAGTTGGAAGGCAAAGTTATTGGCATATATTTTCTGTCATTAACCAAAGATAGAGAGTACACAACGCTGCAAACTGAATTGTTGAAGGATATATATGACGATTTACATCCGGAAAATAATTTTGAGGTCGTTCTGGTTGCCT GCATGGTTTTGCAATATTTGACATATTCTTGGTATATCTTGGCCGATTATGGAGCCTTGGGCTATCCTTTCAGTGACAAAAGATTAAAATTTCTTAGGACGGAAGATTATTTAGCCTCTCAGCAACCCTCACTGAAAACACTTTTGGGCTCCTCTCAACGTGATTATGTTATTTCAAACAATGGAGCTAAG GTACCTATTCACACTCTTGAAGAAAAGGTTGTAGCCCTGTATTTTTATAACCCTGATTGTCCTGATTCACTGACTAAAGAACTTAAATCGGCTTATGAAGAGTTTGccaaattaaagaaaatatttgaGGTTGTGCTTGTTTATATTAGGGAGCCATGCAACAATGAAAACTGTCTGGAAGTGGAGATTGAAAAATTAAAGGGATTGAACCTGGGAAAGCTATGGAATCCAGAACATGTCTTTAAAAGGACTGATGGGTCTCAG GCGTTACGGCAAATCAAGGCACTAGTGAACTGCGTGGATGCCAAGGCACCCGCCTTGTGTCTAGGCGTCCATTAA